One Rosa chinensis cultivar Old Blush chromosome 5, RchiOBHm-V2, whole genome shotgun sequence genomic region harbors:
- the LOC112202561 gene encoding G-type lectin S-receptor-like serine/threonine-protein kinase LECRK3 yields MAFTVRLFLLSSLLLLPTYVLAQTNGSIAVGASLSTAGNSSWLSPSGDFAFGFRQLENNDLFLLSIWFAKIPDKTIVWYANGDKPAPNGSVVNLTANSGLVLTSPQGEQLWKSNQTIAGVVAHGVMIDTGNFVLENEKSAKLWETFKNPTDTMLPGQILERGGKLSSRNSETDYTRGHFRLDFQNNGNLVLRGQRPFYSTATTNGSVPGSAGLQLVFNDSGNFYILRVNGGHYNFTAEEHAAKDYYLRTTLCFDGVLAQYFLPKTSVGNISWVPLWSEPSNICQKINADSGPSVCGYNSICTYKADKMPTCECPTGYYLLDPNDPYGSCYPTFKQGCENEPSYAQDLYDVQVLENTDWLTSSFMQFNDTTADTCSQSCLQDCSCAVAVYSNQTCQKKKFPLSYGREDNNLNATTFIKLMTVKKKKSGTTLVHGGSVLLGISVVVIFMSGTAVCLGLFFSFRKKHARFPQNDLDTNLHSFSHKELEEATNGFNEELGRGSFGVVYKGIIKIGSGVQVAVKKLNCWIQDGEKEFKTELNIIGRTHHKNLVHLVGYCDEGQERLLVYEFLSNGTLANFLFTDTKPSWRQRIDIAYGVAKGLLYLHEECRTQIIHCDIKPQNILLDDYYNAQIADFGLAKLLMMNQSQTQTAIRGTKGYVAPEWFRNMAISTKVDVYSFGVVLLEVICCRSSVDRENVSEERAILTDWVYDCYHDGVLDAIVDNEMEALHEKTKLERFVMVALWCIQEDPSLRPTMRKVVQMLEGVVDVHVPPCPSPFSRAG; encoded by the coding sequence ATGGCTTTTACTGTACgtttgtttttgctttcttcATTGCTTCTGCTACCAACTTATGTGCTTGCACAAACTAATGGTAGCATAGCTGTGGGTGCTTCTCTCTCCACAGCAGGTAACTCCTCATGGCTTTCTCCCTCGGGTGATTTTGCCTTTGGGTTTCGGCAACTTGAAAACAATGATCTTTTCTTGCTTTCTATATGGTTTGCCAAGATACCAGACAAAACCATAGTTTGGTATGCAAATGGGGATAAGCCTGCACCTAATGGTTCAGTTGTGAATTTGACTGCTAACAGTGGGCTAGTTCTTACAAGTCCTCAGGGTGAGCAGTTATGGAAATCCAATCAAACCATTGCTGGCGTTGTTGCTCACGGGGTTATGATCGATACAGGTAACTTTGTTCTGGAAAACGAGAAGTCCGCAAAATTATGGGAGACGTTCAAGAATCCTACTGATACCATGTTGCCTGGGCAAATACTGGAAAGAGGAGGGAAGCTTTCTTCTCGAAATTCAGAGACCGACTATACGAGAGGTCACTTCCGGCTAGATTTTCAAAATAATGGAAATCTTGTGCTTCGTGGGCAAAGACCTTTTTATTCAACTGCAACTACCAATGGGAGTGTTCCAGGTAGTGCAGGTCTGCAGTTGGTTTTCAATGACTCAGGTAACTTCTATATTCTGCGAGTGAATGGTGGACATTATAATTTCACAGCGGAGGAACATGCAGCAAAGGACTACTATCTCCGGACAACTCTCTGCTTTGATGGGGTTTTGGCTCAATATTTCCTCCCAAAGACTTCTGTTGGCAATATAAGCTGGGTTCCTCTTTGGTCAGAGCCATCAAATATTTGCCAAAAAATCAATGCTGATTCAGGTCCTAGTGTTTGTGGGTACAACAGTATCTGCACTTACAAAGCAGACAAGATGCCCACCTGTGAATGCCCGACCGGATACTATTTACTTGATCCAAATGATCCATACGGGAGCTGCTATCCAACTTTCAAACAAGGCTGTGAAAATGAGCCTAGTTATGCACAAGATCTGTACGATGTTCAGGTGCTAGAAAATACTGATTGGCTTACCTCCAGTTTTATGCAGTTCAATGATACTACTGCTGACACATGCAGTCAATCTTGCTTGCAAGATTGTTCATGTGCTGTTGCTGTTTACAGCAATCAAACCTGTCAGAAAAAGAAGTTTCCACTCTCATATGGGAGAGAAGACAACAACTTGAATGCAACAACCTTCATCAAATTGATGACcgttaagaagaagaagagcggaACCACTTTGGTACATGGGGGATCAGTTCTTCTGGGCATCTCTGTCGTTGTTATTTTTATGTCAGGTACTGCAGTATGCCTGGGACTTTTCTTCAGTTTCCGGAAGAAACATGCAAGGTTTCCGCAAAATGATTTGGACACAAATTTGCACTCTTTTAGTCACAAAGAGCTTGAAGAAGCAACAAATGGATTCAACGAAGAATTAGGGAGGGGTTCTTTTGGAGTTGTTTACAAAGGGATAATAAAAATTGGTTCGGGTGTCCAAGTGGCAGTGAAGAAGCTCAACTGTTGGATACAAGATGGTGAGAAGGAATTCAAGACAGAACTGAACATAATTGGTCGGACACATCACAAGAATTTGGTTCACCTGGTTGGATATTGTGATGAGGGACAAGAGCGGTTACTAGTATATGAGTTCTTGAGCAATGGCACATTAGCAAACTTTCTTTTTACTGATACAAAACCCAGTTGGAGGCAAAGGATTGATATTGCTTATGGAGTTGCGAAAGGACTTCTGTACTTACATGAAGAGTGCAGAACCCAGATCATCCATTGTGACATTAAGCCTCAGAACATTCTTCTAGATGATTACTACAATGCTCAGATAGCTGACTTTGGATTGGCAAAGCTTTTAATGATGAATCAGAGCCAGACTCAAACTGCCATAAGAGGAACAAAAGGGTATGTTGCACCTGAGTGGTTCCGGAACATGGCAATCAGTACCAAAGTCGATGTGTATAGCTTTGGTGTGGTGCTGCTAGAGGTCATTTGCTGCAGGAGTAGCGTTGATAGGGAAAATGTTTCCGAAGAGAGAGCCATTTTAACAGATTGGGTCTATGACTGCTACCACGATGGAGTCTTGGATGCGATTGTTGACAACGAAATGGAGGCCTTGCATGAGAAAACAAAGCTGGAACGGTTTGTCATGGTTGCTCTTTGGTGTATTCAAGAAGACCCTTCTCTTCGACCCACTATGAGGAAGGTTGTGCAGATGCTTGAAGGAGTAGTGGATGTACATGTTCCACCATGTCCATCACCTTTCAGCAGAGCAGGCTGA